The genomic segment CTATGATTTTAACACGATAATTTCATGGATAATCTGGATGAATTAATTTATTGTGTTAAATGAAGCTATCTGGAAATATGACTGAAGAGGTAATGgaatttttgttgctattatcaTTAATTTACAAAATTCTTCACCAAAAGCTACAATGTAATATGCAAAGACATCCTACACAGCCTTGAAATTGCTTCATTCCTTTTGTGAGACAAGACCAGTCATTGGAAACAATGATCTTTCATTCATGTCTAATTACATGAGTCAGTTACATGAACACTGGCTAAGCAGAATTGTTTCTAAGTAAAACTTATGTGAGGGAATTGTTAAGCTTTCTTTCTCAGATGATTGAATTCTGCTTGATTTTCAATAATCCATGATTTTTGGATATTCTGGGTAATGCCAGTGTATTCAAATATTAATTGTGTAGCAAGAATTCTGtgttgcaaatatatatattcatttacacataaaaagaaaactattttggTATGTTTACTTGAGACTTAGAAGCTTAGGGTGAATTGTTTGCATTTATCAGTTTTAGATGTTTTCAGAACTCAAAATTCTatgaaaatcttatttatttatttatttatttatttatttatttatttatttatttttattgaaaaatcttTCCAATAAGTCTGATGGGCACCATCTTACAAAGCAAAATCAAGAAATATCATTTACTGAGTTTGTAAACCAAGCTTTTGCTAAGTTTGTTAGTCACACATTTTCCTACTATGTAAGGCCTTATTACTATTAAGatagtaatataaaaaaaaaaagatagtaatataatatcacttaataaatattaatatttgagtAACTGATATTCCCTAAATTGTCTTATGAGTCAATAGAATCAAATCAATAATTTTACAAGATTTgttttttgaatcatttttaattttagtatttgtCTTAAAGTACTGGATGGTTTTTAAAGTAGCACAAGAATACATACCACcagatatcttttcttttctttttctttctttctttctttctttctttctttctttcttctttctttctttctttcttcttctttcttctttctttcttctttcttttctttctttctctttctttctttcttcttctttctttctttctctctttctttctttctctctttctttctttcttctttctttctttctttctttctctctctctctctctctctctctctttctttctttctttcttcttcttctttcttctttctttcttccaatttGTTTAGGGATTGGTGGGGGTTACATTGTTTCAGGCAGACTACATTTGTAAAgcaatctgtctttttttttttttttttttttttttttttatgaaagcatACCTACCTTTCCCAGCATAATCCAAATCGTTCATTCCGGCAAATAACTggggaacattttttcataagtTAAAATTTGCTCTGTATTTCAAACTAACTCTCTTAATTTCTCATTGTTGATGTCAATCATGTTGGTGTTGGGTGCTGCATCTTTTGAATTCTGGTCATTTTTTGTAGTTGCATAATATGTAGGAGTACTTtaagtttttagaattttaaatacttgaaatGTGTTAGATTTTTTAAGGATTATAGTCATATTATTGTagtcattatattattatactattatatttttacaatggaagaaaatctatttcattttccAATGTGAATTTTGAAACTTATATTGGTAATTTAAGTCTTTTCAAGTCACACAATTCCAAATTAAAATAACTGCTTTAGATGTTGTCAGTGAATTAGTTTCCAAATGGAAACATGGATATACAATTCTATATCGATGTTCTTCCAAGGAATAAATGAGGCATAAAATATAAGACTTCAtagttttttatatttcatttcaaatttaaagCAATGCCTCATTAGTGCAACAGAATTTCCTCCATTTTTATGGAGGCTTAGGTACCTGTTTTGTATAAACTAATAGAAGGACTGTTTGCataaacacacaaacaacaaGAATATTTTGATAGTTTCACAAATAATGTCCTATTACAATctgtctatttctttttcctctagttAACTTCTTCTCCCACTACCTCTGAGCATCTTACCTGTAAACCACCtgctttctcctttgtttctccAACTAATCAGAAAACGCCACCTGACCCAGTTAACCTCGACGGAGCCTCTGTGCTAGAGGAGTTCCACACTAGGAGGCTGGATGTCAGTGGGGCCTTGGTGGAAGAAACAACTACGTATTTCCAAACTTCTGCTCACTCCTCACCCTTTATTGCATCGAAGGGCACCTCCTCGACGTCACAGTTTCCTCATTCCACTCAGTTATCAGGTTCTAATTTATCCAGTCCAAGAGCAGCAGATCAGAAACTCGGACGGGCATCTGAAGTTCTGAAGAAGACAACAGCTTTCACCTCGCATGTCCTTAGCCCCAGAGAAAGCCCGAGAACCACTTCTGCTTCACCATCCTCCAGTGCTTCTCTGAAGTCTAATTCGGGCTCATACATACCAGTCCGTATTGTCACACATTCACTCTCTCCAAGTCCCAAACCATTTACCACCTCTTTCCATGGCTCTTCTTCCACTATCTGTAGCCAAGTGTCATCTAGTGGAAATCTCTCGAAGTCAGGGGTGAAATCCCCAGTGCCCTCCCGGCTTTCCCTGCTCACGGCCATCCTCAAGTCAAACCCTTCTCACCAAAGACCGTTTTCTCCTGCGTCCTgtcccactttctctctcaactCCTTGGCTTCTTCCACACTCACACTGgatcaaaaagtaaaacaaacctCACCCACACCTAAGAAATCTCTCTCTAGTTGCTCCCTGAGAGCAGAGTCTCCAGAGCAACAGGCTTCTGAACTTAGCCAGCAATCCTTTCACTTACCCCTTTTGGCCAAATCTGCTCCCCTTTCTCAGGCATGTTCCCTTTCTCCCACAAAACATGAAAGTAGTAGTCTTGCTTCTTTGAATGTAGAGAAAACATCACccacttctttaaaaagtaacCCAACACTCTCTCTGCTACAGACTGATACATCAAGTTCTACGGGTCTTCCTCCTGTTCCTCCAGgtgttccctctctttctttgaaGGGCAAACAGGATGCTGACCTCAGGGGTCCAGAAAAGCCCAGGAATATTCACATACATTCTACATCAGCCTCCTCTGCATTATCTTCTCTATCTCCTCCCACTAACCAAAGGGCCATGCTCTCCTCTCCAGAGAAATGTTTCTATCCGTCTCCAGCTCTTTCAAACCTGATAAACAGATCCAAGAGAACAGCCTCACAGCTAACTGGCCAGGGGCATAATCCTTTAACTGCTCCTTCACCCCCTGTCTCCAGTGCtagctctgcttctctttccaaaTTGGggtcttcccctctccctcatgCTAATCTGCCCATTCAGCCGCTCCAACTCAGGCCCTCAACACTGTACCCAAATTGTAGCAGTGGTACCTTACCTTCAAGACTTGGAAAATCTGAAAGCTCCATATCAAACCACAGGTCATCTGTTTCAACCCCATCACCTCCCATCTCTCTAACAAGAACCAAGGAGCTGATTTCACCTTGTGCATTGCCTATGTCAACAGGCCCTGAAAATAAGAAAcccaaggtatttttttttgcACGTTGCATGGTGCATGCTTATTTTGAAATGtgggagaatctttttttccaGGGGAAAGGTAATTATGATATTCATGCTCTTCCTACTGGAGCTATAGAAAGTATAATTGGGGCTAGGATTTGGTATATATAAATGTGGAGGTGaattataatctattttaaaatgtgcatgttTTGGTAAAACTCTGATATTTCAATTCCTCCTATTATGGTATCTTCTTATATCCATGGCTCCAAGGGCATATTTTTTTTAGGCATAATATGAGTTATTGATTGCAAAGATGGGATTTAAGGTAGCTGGTTCAGACTTGAGAATATGATACATTTCTGATTGTTTAATTACATGGACCCAATTGTCCATAGAAATATTCTATACTGATAGAATAGTAGACAGGATCAGTGTAAACTGGAATATGACCCTAGATCTAGGTCCATATTCTTACCAAGGCAAATTGAaaactttctatttcctttctatttcatttattatagaTTTTCCCTTTTTATCAGGTTGATTTCTTTGTTGTTCCTCATACCTCCTCAAATCCATACCAATATGGATTTAGCTATATACATAGAGGATAAAAgggaatagaattttttttaatatatgaatattatatttgatttattttgaacactaaatacttaggaattatgaaaaaacagaaaggatGAGTAGGCTGAGTATGAGGAAATTGAATTAAGAGAAGAGAAATACTGGCTTCTAAATGCTCTGAAGCAGCCCATTCAGCAAGAGTGTAACActgggattgattgattgatcatttttatttattttatttttttctttttattactgaagtataatcaacatacaatgttacattagcttcagctGTACAACAAATTGATTTAACGATTTTCTACATTGCTCAGTGGTCACtgtgataagtgtagttaccatacaatattattaaaataaagagatcCAAGAGAACAGCCCCCACAGCATTATTTTCTATACTGTATTTTCATCTCTGTGgcttacatattttataactagaagtttgtacttcACCTCTCCTCTGACAACCACTAGTTTCtgctctgtatttaagaatctgtttttttgtgttttttttttttttttgctttgttttgagaTTCCACATGTAGGTGAAACAGTATGGTagcatgcactgttggtggaaatataaattattacaaCCACTGTTGAAAGTAgtatgaggttcctcaaaaaattaaaaatagaaataccatataattcaataattcaactactggatatttacccaatgGAGGGAAAAAGCTACTTTGGAAAGATATAggcaccctatgtttattgcagcgttATTTATGGtaaccaagatatgaaagcaacctaagtgtctatcaacagatgaatgtataaagaagatgtaataccacaaacacacacacacacagaggaatattatgtagccacacaaaggatgagatcttgccatttgcaacaacatggatagatttatactatgctaagtgaaataagccagactgagaaagacacattaccatatggtttcactaatatgtaaaatctaaaaagcaaaagaaattataagagaaaccagaagcagaatcagacctgtaaatacagaggacaaattgatggttgccagagggaagagaggaggaggatgggaaaaatggatgaaggggagtgggagacataggtttccaattatggaatgattaaataatgagaataaaaggTACATCATAAGGtatatagtcaatagtattataatagtgtcttttggtgacagatggtagctatacttgtggtagGCATAGCATAACAGAGATTTGAagcatcatgttgtacacctgaaactaatgtaacattgtgtgtcaactatatttcaaatgaaaacacttaaaaaccCCAACACTTGAGAGACtgccatttattttaatatgagaaGGGAAATATTTGAAGGTGTGATCCATAGAGTTCACTTTTCCTGGTAGAAGGGCAACTCTGCTCTAGAGCATACCAGCTTCCCAGCTATTCTCAAGTAATTAGGATGTGGATCTTATAGAACCAGAATTTAGTTATtgttgtataaataaaataaaattatgaaagttCCTATATTATTGTTGTATAAATACAATAAGATTATGAAAGTGCCTGTACTGGGAAGGGATTGCGACTTTTATTTAGTTCAATGCACTGAAATAACAGTTTGAGAGCTTCCAAATTCCATGGAAATTGTGTTCAACTCTGTCACTGTTTGAATGATGAAGTTAAAACAGGAAAGATAAACAACCCACATAATCTTGTTAATGATGTTTCAATACAATTCAACTTAACAAGCATGTAGAAAACACCTGCTGAATGCCCATCACTATACCAGCTTTTTGGGGGAtaagtgtttgtgtgtatgtatgttttaagGAAAGTAAGTGAtaattctttgtctttaaaaaaaaagtatttttcagcagaagaaaaaatatatatacataatgtggAAAAGCTATATGGGGTTATTAAATTTACAGTAAAACTTGAAAACAAGTATAAGGCAATATTAACATAGTGTAATACAGATAATATATAATTGTTCACTGAATTCAATATTATAGAAGTAAAATTATAGGGTATGGCTAGTGAGAGAAGTTATAATAAATGTCAGGCCTGCTGGAAATGTTTAGGATTTAGTTAATGAAGAGGGAAGGAGCTAGCATTTCAGAAACAGTAAATAACCTGACCAAATATACAGAAGATGAACCCAGAGGAGTATGTGTAGAGACATAAGATGATTGGTCTTATCATCAAATAATGATAATTGTAGTCATAATTATCTTAACAGATAACATATGCCATCTGTGATATAAGAACTATACaaaacatacaaattaaaaattaaaagagactgTCAGTTATACTTTTTATGATCTTATAAAGTtagtaatattattttttccatattatataCCAAAACACAGAAGCAATAACTCATATTAATTATCATCTTAGTCTTGTAATTCTTATGAAGGAAATCATCATTATGGAATAATCAGGATTATCAATTTCTATAATGTTtaggtcatttaaaaatgtatttttagagattattaagtccttgtattttaaactttcaaaGCAAATGGGATAGAGAAAATCTAACATTTTTCTATAATTCTAAATTTAAGAATCTTATTTATAATGACCTGGTGATTACCTTTTCAATACATATGTGTGGTTATGGAAttaatttgttatatattaaaaacaacctATGATATAAACATTACTGTCTCCTGAATTTATTAACAATTATTTCTTGAACCATAGTaccatataattaaattattatcttTGTGAAAAGTGATTTTACTCCAGAGGCTTTTTCAAAGTGTTTCTGTTTGTGGTTCACTCTGCTTTGTTCATGTTTTGTCCTATTTTTGGAGAGTTGGAAGATAGTAAGCCCAGAGGGCTTTTGATCAAGTAAAGGTCTTTTTTGTCCTAAAATCAAGTGTGTTGAAGATCTGTTCTCTCCCAGCTCATTTACTGTTCCCAATATTGAAGACTTTTcagcatttgctttattttttgtttactttttaaaattttcaagttaaaaattcagtttatagAAGTGCATGATAAATTTGATGAACACgaaaatatgaagaataattatatctattttacttactttttgaaaaaaatgtttcttataatGGGCAGAATTTATCACTTCTGCAAAAATAGTTGCTTTCTGAGACATGCTGTtcttagttatatttattttttcctagctTCTTGCTATTATCTTTCCAGGTAAAAATCcacctacattttttttattgcaaactATTATTTGCAGGAATTGTAACTTAAgcataaaaattca from the Canis lupus dingo isolate Sandy chromosome 12, ASM325472v2, whole genome shotgun sequence genome contains:
- the LOC112641773 gene encoding muscular LMNA-interacting protein isoform X15, translated to MLLPSQLKGAQTDEKIRVRGTFQKSLQLLLESLQSPNLINRLSFNMEFEKHEKGSLLNKNLEEKLTVSSGDSEAKPLIFTFVPTVRRLPTHSKLADTSKFLVKIPEEPSDKNPETVNRSESNEYLTLNAGSQPERNQGTLIYPSEVSEKISQERGFKAKELQGMQQSDLFKAEYVFIVDSEGEDEATSGKDEQGPPGGLGTTASRPKSLAISSSLVSDVVRPKTRGTDLQAPSHSEMPHGIAPQQKHGQLTSSPTTSEHLTCKPPAFSFVSPTNQKTPPDPVNLDGASVLEEFHTRRLDVSGALVEETTTYFQTSAHSSPFIASKGTSSTSQFPHSTQLSGSNLSSPRAADQKLGRASEVLKKTTAFTSHVLSPRESPRTTSASPSSSASLKSNSGSYIPVRIVTHSLSPSPKPFTTSFHGSSSTICSQVSSSGNLSKSGVKSPVPSRLSLLTAILKSNPSHQRPFSPASCPTFSLNSLASSTLTLDQKVKQTSPTPKKSLSSCSLRAESPEQQASELSQQSFHLPLLAKSAPLSQACSLSPTKHESSSLASLNVEKTSPTSLKSNPTLSLLQTDTSSSTGLPPVPPGVPSLSLKGKQDADLRGPEKPRNIHIHSTSASSALSSLSPPTNQRAMLSSPEKCFYPSPALSNLINRSKRTASQLTGQGHNPLTAPSPPVSSASSASLSKLGSSPLPHANLPIQPLQLRPSTLYPNCSSGTLPSRLGKSESSISNHRSSVSTPSPPISLTRTKELISPCALPMSTGPENKKPKQYKTKSSYKAFAAIPTNTLLLEQKALDEPAKTEGVFKDNALDLPLELCFPAQLRQQTEELCATIDKVLQDSLSMHSSDSPSSSAQTLLGSDMIKMPTTLPRAAGRETKYANLSSPSSTVSESQLTKPGVIRPVPVKSKILLKKEEEVYEPNPFSKYLEDNSDFFSEQQ
- the LOC112641773 gene encoding muscular LMNA-interacting protein isoform X22 — encoded protein: MLLPSQLKGAQTDEKIRVRGTFQKSLQLLLESLQSPNLINRLSFNMEFEKHEKGSLLNKNLEEKLTVSSGDSEAKPLIFTFVPTVRRLPTHSKLADTSKFLVKIPEEPSDKNPETVNRSESNEYLTLNAGSQPERNQGTLIYPSEVSEKISQERGFKAKELQGMQQSDLFKAEYVFIVDSEGEDEATSGKDEQGPPGGLGTTASRPKSLAISSSLVSDVVRPKTRGTDLQAPSHSEMPHGIAPQQKHGQLTSSPTTSEHLTCKPPAFSFVSPTNQKTPPDPVNLDGASVLEEFHTRRLDVSGALVEETTTYFQTSAHSSPFIASKGTSSTSQFPHSTQLSGSNLSSPRAADQKLGRASEVLKKTTAFTSHVLSPRESPRTTSASPSSSASLKSNSGSYIPVRIVTHSLSPSPKPFTTSFHGSSSTICSQVSSSGNLSKSGVKSPVPSRLSLLTAILKSNPSHQRPFSPASCPTFSLNSLASSTLTLDQKVKQTSPTPKKSLSSCSLRAESPEQQASELSQQSFHLPLLAKSAPLSQACSLSPTKHESSSLASLNVEKTSPTSLKSNPTLSLLQTDTSSSTGLPPVPPGVPSLSLKGKQDADLRGPEKPRNIHIHSTSASSALSSLSPPTNQRAMLSSPEKCFYPSPALSNLINRSKRTASQLTGQGHNPLTAPSPPVSSASSASLSKLGSSPLPHANLPIQPLQLRPSTLYPNCSSGTLPSRLGKSESSISNHRSSVSTPSPPISLTRTKELISPCALPMSTGPENKKPKALDEPAKTEGVFKDNALDLPLEHSSDSPSSSAQTLLGSDMIKMPTTLPRAAGRETKYANLSSPSSTVSESQLTKPGVIRPVPVKSKILLKKEEEVYEPNPFSKYLEDNSDFFSEQLSHPMVAIPEHETLDSKEQ
- the LOC112641773 gene encoding muscular LMNA-interacting protein isoform X1, with the translated sequence MLLPSQLKGAQTDEKIRVRGTFQKSLQLLLESLQSPNLINRLSFNMEFEKHEKGSLLNKNLEEKLTVSSGDSEAKPLIFTFVPTVRRLPTHSKLADTSKFLVKIPEEPSDKNPETVNRSESNEYLTLNAGSQPERNQGTLIYPSEVSEKISQERGFKAKELQGMQQSDLFKAEYVFIVDSEGEDEATSGKDEQGPPGGLGTTASRPKSLAISSSLVSDVVRPKTRGTDLQAPSHSEMPHGIAPQQKHGQLTSSPTTSEHLTCKPPAFSFVSPTNQKTPPDPVNLDGASVLEEFHTRRLDVSGALVEETTTYFQTSAHSSPFIASKGTSSTSQFPHSTQLSGSNLSSPRAADQKLGRASEVLKKTTAFTSHVLSPRESPRTTSASPSSSASLKSNSGSYIPVRIVTHSLSPSPKPFTTSFHGSSSTICSQVSSSGNLSKSGVKSPVPSRLSLLTAILKSNPSHQRPFSPASCPTFSLNSLASSTLTLDQKVKQTSPTPKKSLSSCSLRAESPEQQASELSQQSFHLPLLAKSAPLSQACSLSPTKHESSSLASLNVEKTSPTSLKSNPTLSLLQTDTSSSTGLPPVPPGVPSLSLKGKQDADLRGPEKPRNIHIHSTSASSALSSLSPPTNQRAMLSSPEKCFYPSPALSNLINRSKRTASQLTGQGHNPLTAPSPPVSSASSASLSKLGSSPLPHANLPIQPLQLRPSTLYPNCSSGTLPSRLGKSESSISNHRSSVSTPSPPISLTRTKELISPCALPMSTGPENKKPKQYKTKSSYKAFAAIPTNTLLLEQKALDEPAKTEGVFKDNALDLPLELCFPAQLRQQTEELCATIDKVLQDSLSMHSSDSPSSSAQTLLGSDMIKMPTTLPRAAGRETKYANLSSPSSTVSESQLTKPGVIRPVPVKSKILLKKEEEVYEPNPFSKYLEDNSDFFSEQDVTVPPKPLSLHPLYQTRLCPPAKSLLTPQTLSQADCLTPGPFSHLSSFSLSDEQGNSHTLFSGNTYNKLSHPMVAIPEHETLDSKEQ
- the LOC112641773 gene encoding muscular LMNA-interacting protein isoform X7; translation: MRRNGRGASLLNFNMEFEKHEKGSLLNKNLEEKLTVSSGDSEAKPLIFTFVPTVRRLPTHSKLADTSKFLVKIPEEPSDKNPETVNRSESNEYLTLNAGSQPERNQGTLIYPSEVSEKISQERGFKAKELQGMQQSDLFKAEYVFIVDSEGEDEATSGKDEQGPPGGLGTTASRPKSLAISSSLVSDVVRPKTRGTDLQAPSHSEMPHGIAPQQKHGQLTSSPTTSEHLTCKPPAFSFVSPTNQKTPPDPVNLDGASVLEEFHTRRLDVSGALVEETTTYFQTSAHSSPFIASKGTSSTSQFPHSTQLSGSNLSSPRAADQKLGRASEVLKKTTAFTSHVLSPRESPRTTSASPSSSASLKSNSGSYIPVRIVTHSLSPSPKPFTTSFHGSSSTICSQVSSSGNLSKSGVKSPVPSRLSLLTAILKSNPSHQRPFSPASCPTFSLNSLASSTLTLDQKVKQTSPTPKKSLSSCSLRAESPEQQASELSQQSFHLPLLAKSAPLSQACSLSPTKHESSSLASLNVEKTSPTSLKSNPTLSLLQTDTSSSTGLPPVPPGVPSLSLKGKQDADLRGPEKPRNIHIHSTSASSALSSLSPPTNQRAMLSSPEKCFYPSPALSNLINRSKRTASQLTGQGHNPLTAPSPPVSSASSASLSKLGSSPLPHANLPIQPLQLRPSTLYPNCSSGTLPSRLGKSESSISNHRSSVSTPSPPISLTRTKELISPCALPMSTGPENKKPKQYKTKSSYKAFAAIPTNTLLLEQKALDEPAKTEGVFKDNALDLPLELCFPAQLRQQTEELCATIDKVLQDSLSMHSSDSPSSSAQTLLGSDMIKMPTTLPRAAGRETKYANLSSPSSTVSESQLTKPGVIRPVPVKSKILLKKEEEVYEPNPFSKYLEDNSDFFSEQDVTVPPKPLSLHPLYQTRLCPPAKSLLTPQTLSQADCLTPGPFSHLSSFSLSDEQGNSHTLFSGNTYNKLSHPMVAIPEHETLDSKEQ
- the LOC112641773 gene encoding muscular LMNA-interacting protein isoform X29; protein product: MQQSDLFKAEYVFIVDSEGEDEATSGKDEQGPPGGLGTTASRPKSLAISSSLVSDVVRPKTRGTDLQAPSHSEMPHGIAPQQKHGQLTSSPTTSEHLTCKPPAFSFVSPTNQKTPPDPVNLDGASVLEEFHTRRLDVSGALVEETTTYFQTSAHSSPFIASKGTSSTSQFPHSTQLSGSNLSSPRAADQKLGRASEVLKKTTAFTSHVLSPRESPRTTSASPSSSASLKSNSGSYIPVRIVTHSLSPSPKPFTTSFHGSSSTICSQVSSSGNLSKSGVKSPVPSRLSLLTAILKSNPSHQRPFSPASCPTFSLNSLASSTLTLDQKVKQTSPTPKKSLSSCSLRAESPEQQASELSQQSFHLPLLAKSAPLSQACSLSPTKHESSSLASLNVEKTSPTSLKSNPTLSLLQTDTSSSTGLPPVPPGVPSLSLKGKQDADLRGPEKPRNIHIHSTSASSALSSLSPPTNQRAMLSSPEKCFYPSPALSNLINRSKRTASQLTGQGHNPLTAPSPPVSSASSASLSKLGSSPLPHANLPIQPLQLRPSTLYPNCSSGTLPSRLGKSESSISNHRSSVSTPSPPISLTRTKELISPCALPMSTGPENKKPKQYKTKSSYKAFAAIPTNTLLLEQKALDEPAKTEGVFKDNALDLPLELCFPAQLRQQTEELCATIDKVLQDSLSMHSSDSPSSSAQTLLGSDMIKMPTTLPRAAGRETKYANLSSPSSTVSESQLTKPGVIRPVPVKSKILLKKEEEVYEPNPFSKYLEDNSDFFSEQDVTVPPKPLSLHPLYQTRLCPPAKSLLTPQTLSQADCLTPGPFSHLSSFSLSDEQGNSHTLFSGNTYNKLSHPMVAIPEHETLDSKEQ
- the LOC112641773 gene encoding muscular LMNA-interacting protein isoform X2, whose translation is MEFLLAYGGVDFNFLFGVTCYIMFLGKKSQISSFNMEFEKHEKGSLLNKNLEEKLTVSSGDSEAKPLIFTFVPTVRRLPTHSKLADTSKFLVKIPEEPSDKNPETVNRSESNEYLTLNAGSQPERNQGTLIYPSEVSEKISQERGFKAKELQGMQQSDLFKAEYVFIVDSEGEDEATSGKDEQGPPGGLGTTASRPKSLAISSSLVSDVVRPKTRGTDLQAPSHSEMPHGIAPQQKHGQLTSSPTTSEHLTCKPPAFSFVSPTNQKTPPDPVNLDGASVLEEFHTRRLDVSGALVEETTTYFQTSAHSSPFIASKGTSSTSQFPHSTQLSGSNLSSPRAADQKLGRASEVLKKTTAFTSHVLSPRESPRTTSASPSSSASLKSNSGSYIPVRIVTHSLSPSPKPFTTSFHGSSSTICSQVSSSGNLSKSGVKSPVPSRLSLLTAILKSNPSHQRPFSPASCPTFSLNSLASSTLTLDQKVKQTSPTPKKSLSSCSLRAESPEQQASELSQQSFHLPLLAKSAPLSQACSLSPTKHESSSLASLNVEKTSPTSLKSNPTLSLLQTDTSSSTGLPPVPPGVPSLSLKGKQDADLRGPEKPRNIHIHSTSASSALSSLSPPTNQRAMLSSPEKCFYPSPALSNLINRSKRTASQLTGQGHNPLTAPSPPVSSASSASLSKLGSSPLPHANLPIQPLQLRPSTLYPNCSSGTLPSRLGKSESSISNHRSSVSTPSPPISLTRTKELISPCALPMSTGPENKKPKQYKTKSSYKAFAAIPTNTLLLEQKALDEPAKTEGVFKDNALDLPLELCFPAQLRQQTEELCATIDKVLQDSLSMHSSDSPSSSAQTLLGSDMIKMPTTLPRAAGRETKYANLSSPSSTVSESQLTKPGVIRPVPVKSKILLKKEEEVYEPNPFSKYLEDNSDFFSEQDVTVPPKPLSLHPLYQTRLCPPAKSLLTPQTLSQADCLTPGPFSHLSSFSLSDEQGNSHTLFSGNTYNKLSHPMVAIPEHETLDSKEQ
- the LOC112641773 gene encoding muscular LMNA-interacting protein isoform X8 gives rise to the protein MKECFLWGFQIEMEPKRLNSFGWIFFCRLVSSGDSEAKPLIFTFVPTVRRLPTHSKLADTSKFLVKIPEEPSDKNPETVNRSESNEYLTLNAGSQPERNQGTLIYPSEVSEKISQERGFKAKELQGMQQSDLFKAEYVFIVDSEGEDEATSGKDEQGPPGGLGTTASRPKSLAISSSLVSDVVRPKTRGTDLQAPSHSEMPHGIAPQQKHGQLTSSPTTSEHLTCKPPAFSFVSPTNQKTPPDPVNLDGASVLEEFHTRRLDVSGALVEETTTYFQTSAHSSPFIASKGTSSTSQFPHSTQLSGSNLSSPRAADQKLGRASEVLKKTTAFTSHVLSPRESPRTTSASPSSSASLKSNSGSYIPVRIVTHSLSPSPKPFTTSFHGSSSTICSQVSSSGNLSKSGVKSPVPSRLSLLTAILKSNPSHQRPFSPASCPTFSLNSLASSTLTLDQKVKQTSPTPKKSLSSCSLRAESPEQQASELSQQSFHLPLLAKSAPLSQACSLSPTKHESSSLASLNVEKTSPTSLKSNPTLSLLQTDTSSSTGLPPVPPGVPSLSLKGKQDADLRGPEKPRNIHIHSTSASSALSSLSPPTNQRAMLSSPEKCFYPSPALSNLINRSKRTASQLTGQGHNPLTAPSPPVSSASSASLSKLGSSPLPHANLPIQPLQLRPSTLYPNCSSGTLPSRLGKSESSISNHRSSVSTPSPPISLTRTKELISPCALPMSTGPENKKPKQYKTKSSYKAFAAIPTNTLLLEQKALDEPAKTEGVFKDNALDLPLELCFPAQLRQQTEELCATIDKVLQDSLSMHSSDSPSSSAQTLLGSDMIKMPTTLPRAAGRETKYANLSSPSSTVSESQLTKPGVIRPVPVKSKILLKKEEEVYEPNPFSKYLEDNSDFFSEQDVTVPPKPLSLHPLYQTRLCPPAKSLLTPQTLSQADCLTPGPFSHLSSFSLSDEQGNSHTLFSGNTYNKLSHPMVAIPEHETLDSKEQ